The window GAGCAGTTAATTAGCTTGTTACACAGCGAAGCTAAAGTAATCTAGTCAGTTAGCAATTCAGTTGACTGACCGAGCAGAGATAAATTAATAATAATAAATATAATACTCCCGCTAAGGGATTTAAGGATAAATATATGTCAGTATTAGTATATGTAGAACAAGCTGAAGGTAAATTTAAGAAATCTGTATTCGAAGCCGTTTCTTATGCCAAAGCCATTGCCGATCAACAATCTACCAGCTTAACCGCCATTTCAATTGGCGATGTTGCCGAAAGTGAATTAAAAGAACTGGGAAAATATGGTGCAGCTAAAGTATTAAATGTAAGTGCCGATCAGTTAAAATCTTTCGTTAATCAAGCTTATGCCAGCGTTATTGCTGCTGCTGCCGAGAAAGAAGGCGCAGCAATTGTGGTATTATCTAACTCTTTCTCAGGTAAAGGTTTAGCGCCACGTATTGCAGTAAAACTTAAAGCAGGCTTAGCCGATGGCGCTGTTGAACTACCAAGTACTGATGGTAAATTTGCCGTTAAGAAAACTGCTTTCTCTGGTAAGGCTTTTGCCATTACCGAGTTAACTTCTGCCAACAAAGTAATTGCTTTAAACCCGAATGCATTTGGTGTTAAAGAAAATGCTATCGATGTAACTATCGAAAACTTTGTCGCTGATATTAAACAATCAGACCTGGGTACTGTTATTAAAGATATTGTTAGGGCTACTGATAAAGTTTCGTTAC is drawn from Pedobacter sp. HDW13 and contains these coding sequences:
- a CDS encoding electron transfer flavoprotein subunit alpha/FixB family protein encodes the protein MSVLVYVEQAEGKFKKSVFEAVSYAKAIADQQSTSLTAISIGDVAESELKELGKYGAAKVLNVSADQLKSFVNQAYASVIAAAAEKEGAAIVVLSNSFSGKGLAPRIAVKLKAGLADGAVELPSTDGKFAVKKTAFSGKAFAITELTSANKVIALNPNAFGVKENAIDVTIENFVADIKQSDLGTVIKDIVRATDKVSLPDAELVVSAGRGLKGPENWGMIEELAGLLGAATACSKPVSDADWRPHSEHVGQTGIAISPNLYIAIGISGAIQHLAGVSSSKVIVVINKDPEAPFFKVADYGIVGDAFEVVPKLIEALKAHKG